CTTCCGGGCCGCCAGTCCGGATCTGATCCTGCTCGACGTGATGCTGCCCGGCAAAAACGGCCTGGACGTCCTCAAGGCGGTGCGCGAAGGCGGCAGCACCCCGGTCATCCTGGTCACCGCCCGCGCCGAGGAAACCGACCAGATCGTGGGTCTGGAGCTGGGCGCCGACGATTACGTGGTCAAACCGTTTCGCCCGCGTGAGGTGATGGCCCGCGTCAAGGCCGTGTTGCGCCGGGCGAGCGCCGCGCTGGACGCCACCGAGAAACCCCTGCGGGTGGGACCGCTGGAGGTGGACCCACGCGCCGTGACCGCCCGGGTGGACGGCGTGGCGCTGTCGCTGACGCCCGCCGAGTTCCGGCTGCTCGCGCACCTGGCCGAGTCGCCGGGCCGCGCCTTTACCCGCGAGGAACTGCTCTCGGCGGCCCTGCCCGACAGCGACGCGCTGGAACGGGTCGTGGACGCCCACCTGGCCAGCGTGCGCCGCAAACTGGACGCGGCCCACGCGCCAGGGCTGCTGCACAC
This DNA window, taken from Deinococcus aerophilus, encodes the following:
- a CDS encoding response regulator transcription factor, yielding MSALILIVEDEPQLAEVLEAYARQEGYRTERAADGLSALSAFRAASPDLILLDVMLPGKNGLDVLKAVREGGSTPVILVTARAEETDQIVGLELGADDYVVKPFRPREVMARVKAVLRRASAALDATEKPLRVGPLEVDPRAVTARVDGVALSLTPAEFRLLAHLAESPGRAFTREELLSAALPDSDALERVVDAHLASVRRKLDAAHAPGLLHTVRGVGYRLEAGG